One Pseudomonas sp. AN-1 genomic region harbors:
- a CDS encoding lysophospholipid acyltransferase family protein → MNDTPIPPSGEDLPPAPPPPRPPSGPAQRLLARLIIGFARLLTGARSLWRGCLPEARQRIYFANHSSHADFVLLWSSLPPALRARTRPVAGADYWQRDAVRRFLIHRVFHGVLVDRERSSAANPLEPLLAALHAGDSLILFPEGTRNLTDELLPFRSGLYRLGRACPQVELVPVWIANLKRVMPKGRVLPLPLLCTVSFGAPLSIGADESKEAFLARARDALLELAAEAD, encoded by the coding sequence ATGAACGACACCCCGATCCCGCCCAGCGGCGAAGACCTGCCGCCAGCCCCGCCGCCGCCGCGCCCGCCCAGCGGCCCGGCGCAGCGTCTGCTGGCCCGTCTGATCATCGGCTTCGCCCGCCTGCTCACCGGCGCGCGCAGCCTGTGGCGCGGCTGCCTGCCCGAGGCGCGCCAGCGCATCTATTTCGCCAACCACAGCAGCCATGCCGACTTCGTGCTGCTGTGGTCGTCGTTGCCGCCAGCGCTGCGCGCGCGCACCCGTCCGGTGGCCGGCGCCGACTACTGGCAGCGCGACGCCGTGCGCCGCTTCCTGATCCACCGGGTGTTCCACGGCGTGCTGGTCGACCGCGAGCGCAGCTCCGCCGCCAACCCGCTCGAGCCGCTGCTCGCCGCCCTGCACGCCGGCGACTCGCTGATCCTGTTTCCCGAGGGCACGCGCAACCTGACCGACGAGCTGCTGCCGTTCAGGAGCGGCCTGTACCGCCTCGGCCGGGCCTGCCCGCAGGTCGAGCTGGTGCCGGTGTGGATCGCCAACCTCAAGCGGGTGATGCCCAAGGGTCGCGTGCTGCCGCTGCCGCTGCTGTGCACGGTGAGCTTCGGCGCGCCGCTGAGCATCGGCGCCGACGAGAGCAAGGAAGCCTTCCTCGCCCGCGCCCGCGACGCCCTGCTCGAACTGGCTGCGGAGGCCGACTGA
- a CDS encoding phosphatidate cytidylyltransferase: protein MDRDTLTLFAGIGALLALASLIGFVLKWRSRGAASPVIDNLNARINAWWVMVAVLGTAFWLGQGAVIGLFAIISFCALREFITLTPTRASDYPALAAAFYLVLPAQYLLIAHDWYGLFAIFIPVYVFLLLPILASLGGDTTAFLERTAKVQWGMMIAVFCISHVPALLTLDIPGFEGRNLLLIAWLVLVVQLSDVLQYVCGKLFGRRRIAPQLSPSKTVEGFAGGVALATLVGASLFWITPFGFWEALAVALVVTLLGFFGGLVMSAIKRDRGVKDWGHMIEGHGGMLDRLDSVCFAAPIFFHVLRYGWT, encoded by the coding sequence ATGGACCGCGACACCCTGACCCTGTTCGCCGGCATCGGCGCCCTGCTGGCGCTGGCCTCCCTGATCGGCTTCGTCCTCAAGTGGCGCAGCCGCGGCGCCGCCAGCCCGGTGATCGACAACCTCAACGCGCGGATCAACGCCTGGTGGGTGATGGTCGCGGTGCTCGGCACGGCCTTCTGGCTCGGCCAGGGCGCGGTGATCGGCCTGTTCGCCATCATCTCCTTCTGCGCCCTGCGCGAGTTCATCACCCTCACGCCGACCCGCGCCAGCGACTACCCGGCGCTGGCGGCGGCCTTCTACCTGGTGCTGCCGGCGCAGTACCTGCTGATCGCCCACGACTGGTACGGGCTGTTCGCGATCTTCATCCCGGTCTACGTCTTCCTCCTGCTGCCGATCCTCGCCTCGCTGGGCGGCGATACCACCGCCTTCCTCGAGCGCACCGCCAAGGTGCAGTGGGGGATGATGATCGCGGTGTTCTGCATCTCCCACGTGCCGGCGCTGCTGACCCTCGACATCCCCGGCTTCGAAGGGCGCAACCTGCTTTTGATCGCCTGGCTGGTGCTGGTGGTGCAGCTCAGCGACGTGCTGCAGTACGTCTGCGGCAAGCTGTTCGGCCGGCGCCGGATCGCCCCGCAGCTGTCGCCGTCGAAGACCGTGGAAGGCTTCGCCGGCGGCGTGGCGCTGGCCACCCTGGTCGGTGCCTCGCTGTTCTGGATCACCCCGTTCGGCTTCTGGGAGGCGCTGGCGGTCGCCCTGGTGGTCACCCTGCTCGGCTTCTTCGGCGGCCTGGTGATGTCGGCGATCAAGCGTGACCGCGGGGTGAAGGACTGGGGCCACATGATCGAGGGTCACGGCGGCATGCTCGACCGCCTGGATTCGGTGTGCTTCGCCGCGCCGATCTTCTTCCATGTGCTGCGCTACGGCTGGACCTGA
- a CDS encoding CDP-alcohol phosphatidyltransferase family protein — translation MPSIYQLKPRFQALLRPAVQRLHARGVTANQVTLAAAAISVALGALLAACASQVWLFALIPLWMLLRMALNAIDGVLAREFGQQSHLGAYLNELCDVIADSALFLPFALLPGVSPLWVVLVTLLALLAEYAGAMGPLAGASRRYDGPMGKSDRAFAFGVLGAGVATGLLPPAWLDPLLLLIAALLLLTLVNRVRQGVVEAARQSPPA, via the coding sequence ATGCCCTCGATCTACCAGCTCAAGCCGCGCTTCCAGGCGCTGCTGCGCCCCGCGGTGCAGCGCCTGCACGCGCGTGGCGTCACCGCCAACCAGGTGACCCTCGCCGCCGCGGCGATCTCCGTGGCGCTCGGCGCGCTGCTCGCCGCCTGCGCCAGCCAGGTCTGGCTGTTCGCCTTGATCCCGCTGTGGATGCTGCTGCGCATGGCGCTCAACGCCATCGACGGTGTGCTCGCCCGCGAGTTCGGCCAGCAATCGCACCTCGGCGCCTACCTCAACGAGCTGTGCGACGTGATCGCCGACAGCGCGCTGTTCCTGCCGTTCGCCCTGCTGCCCGGCGTCAGCCCGCTGTGGGTGGTGCTGGTGACCCTGCTGGCGCTGCTCGCCGAATACGCCGGGGCGATGGGCCCGCTGGCCGGCGCCAGCCGCCGCTACGACGGGCCGATGGGCAAGAGCGACCGCGCCTTCGCCTTCGGCGTGCTCGGCGCCGGGGTGGCCACCGGCCTGCTGCCGCCGGCCTGGCTCGACCCCCTGCTGCTGCTGATCGCCGCCCTGCTGCTGCTGACCCTGGTCAACCGCGTGCGCCAGGGCGTCGTCGAGGCCGCACGCCAGTCACCGCCGGCCTGA
- a CDS encoding universal stress protein, whose translation MIRLHTLLAPTDLSAPARQAAERAARLAADGGARLVLQHVVSSGALDTLRQLFGAAPGDLQQRLLDEAREELRELGAALHERCGVDAELHLGSGAVAAEIACEADALDADLLVLGARGASLVHDLLLGSTTERVLRKTGRPLLVVRRAAAHAYRRVLLPVDFSARSRQAIAMARALAPQAELLLLHAFEVPFEGRLRHAGVGEAELAALTASARREAEARMAELVAASGLPADAVQPLVLHGDASVHILDQQQLHGSELIVIGKRGQGVLEELLLGSVTRHILTQARSDVLVI comes from the coding sequence ATGATCCGTCTGCATACCCTGCTCGCGCCCACCGACCTTTCCGCCCCGGCGCGCCAGGCCGCCGAGCGCGCGGCCCGGCTCGCCGCCGACGGCGGCGCCCGCCTGGTGCTGCAGCACGTGGTCAGCAGCGGCGCACTGGACACCCTGCGCCAGCTGTTCGGCGCCGCTCCCGGCGACCTGCAGCAGCGCCTGCTCGACGAGGCCCGCGAGGAGCTGCGCGAGCTCGGCGCCGCGCTGCACGAGCGCTGCGGCGTGGACGCCGAGCTGCACCTGGGCAGCGGCGCGGTGGCCGCCGAGATCGCCTGCGAGGCCGATGCCCTCGACGCCGATCTGCTGGTGCTCGGCGCGCGCGGCGCCAGCCTGGTGCACGATCTGCTGCTCGGCTCGACCACTGAGCGCGTGCTGCGCAAGACCGGCCGCCCGCTGCTGGTGGTGCGCCGCGCGGCCGCGCACGCCTACCGGCGGGTGCTGCTGCCGGTGGACTTCTCGGCACGCTCGCGCCAGGCCATCGCCATGGCCCGCGCGCTGGCGCCGCAGGCCGAGCTGCTCCTGCTGCACGCCTTCGAGGTGCCCTTCGAGGGCCGCCTGCGCCACGCCGGGGTCGGCGAGGCGGAGCTGGCCGCGCTGACGGCCAGCGCCCGGCGCGAGGCCGAGGCGCGCATGGCCGAGCTGGTCGCCGCCAGCGGCCTGCCGGCCGACGCCGTGCAGCCCCTGGTACTGCACGGCGACGCCAGCGTGCACATCCTCGACCAGCAGCAGCTGCACGGCAGCGAGCTGATCGTCATCGGCAAGCGTGGCCAGGGCGTTCTCGAGGAACTGCTGCTCGGCAGCGTGACCCGCCACATCCTCACCCAGGCGCGCAGCGACGTACTGGTGATCTGA